The Candidatus Poribacteria bacterium genomic sequence CCTGCAATGACAAGGGAATTCATGGTTGCAAAGGGGAATTGGGACTAGTTGGCATAAAAATTGATAGTCAGCATCAATCTCTGTTGTTAGTAGATCTAAAAATCTGAAAATTGACTGAAGTTTTGCTTGAGTGTAGGGTTTAAATATGCTAAAATAAACGGAATTGCAACCTCGATTAGAAATAGGCGTTAGGTATAGATAGCGACGTAATCAAATTATATTGAAAGGTGGTGTGAAGTCATGCAAGAAATGCTTAAACGAATTAACTGCGATAGAAATAATACATTGGATAATCAAGGAACTTGTCTTGACTCTGCCCATCTACGTTTTGGATCGGTGGGAACGGCTACTTAAATCTCGTTTGGTGTAATGTCGAAAAGCCCGTAAGGATGAGTTCCCTTGCGGGCTTTTTTCATTTAACCTTGTGAGGTTCTATTTTATGGATGAAGGAATCGTTATCAAAGCGCACGGTGGAGTTTATGATGTCCAAATCGCGGGACAACTCTGCCCCTGCTCATTGCGACATCATATTATTGAAGCGGATAGGCGGGAGCGTGCAGAAACGAAAGAGTTACCCTACGTGGATCTTGTTTCTGTCGGCGATCGGGTGCAAATCTCTCGGTCAGTGTCGAAAGCGGATACAGGTTATATTGAGGAAATTCTTCCACGTGAAACCCAATTTGGCCGTACGCGCGTAAACAAACTGCCGCAGGTCATTGTAGCCAACCTCGATCTGCTGCTAGTCATCTTTGCAGCACGAAACCCGCAACTCAAACTACGCATGCTGGATCGATTTCTCGTGACAGCGGAAGCATCGGGGATGTTGCCCGTGATCTGTATTAACAAGATTGACTTGGTCCAACTCGAAAAGCTAAAAGCACAAATGGCACTGTACGAGGGAATTGGTTATAGTGTGATCTACACCAGTATCGTAACGGGTGCTGGAATTGACGAGATGCGTACAGTGATGAAAGATCGGATTTCCGCTATCGTCGGATCGTCTGGCGTTGGCAAATCATCACTACTCAACGAAATTCAACCGGGCTTACAGCTACGCGTCGGCGATGTTGATGAACGGATGCACAAGGGACAGCACACCACAACGGCGGTTTCTCTTTTGCCACTCCATTTTGGTGGATTCGTGGCAGACACACCGGGCATACGTACACTCGGCCTGTTTGAGATTGATGATGAGCAGGGCTTAGACATCTATTTCCCCGAAATGCGTCCCTACATTCCCGAATGCAAATTTGCAGCGTGCACCCATCAACATGAACCGGGCTGTGCGGTTAAAACCGCTGTCGAGGGTGGAGAGATTAGTGAGCTGCGGTACGATAGCTACTTGCGTATATCGGGATTTAGTGCAGGAAGATTTGAGCGGGAAGGACCGAAGAAAGAGAAAAAACGGTATGAGAGGAGGCATAAACGTGCGAAGCGATAGTGGACGCCAAGTGATTGACAAATTGAGACGAATTATTGAAAAAAATGAGCAGAGACTCACCTATTTTCAGAATCGACTGAAGCAGTCTGAGTTCATTGATCAGCCGAACCAGCGCCTGATTGGCACCGCAGCAGGACAGGCGGATTCGTATACAGATCAATTAGCGATCCTACGGACTCAACTGCGCGAGCTAGAAAAGCTTTATGGCGGCAGCGTAAAATTGAGGACAACTGAGGAGCGAGATTTGCGGCGCATTTGGGGCTGGACAAATGAGCCTACCCTTCGTAATCGCTTGTGCACTGAATTCATGCCTTTCCAAATTTACGTTGACAACTGGCATCGTTGGCTTGCTGATGAAGATACGCATCCGTTTTCAATCGATTTGCCAACCGGCGAACTAATTGGCTTTATGCTAATCAAATGCACCGGTGAGGTTGAGAAAGCCGCAACAATGGAGTTTATTGTTATTCGACCTGATTGTCGTTATCAGGGATATGGCACAGAGGCGATACAACAGGCAATTGACTTCATATTTGAATATCTCAGCGTGGAGGCTTTTGAGCTTCAAGTCGGTGTCGATAATTATGCTGCCTTTCTCTGTTTTGAGAGGTGTGGATTGGAGTACATCGACCAAGGGCGTTACGGGAGTTTGGAGTGCTATCGCATGGAGATACACCGCGAAGTCTGGGAAGGCGTTAGAGCTGCCGAGTCGATTTCCGAGCACGATGATCGTGAGACATCGCCTGTTCGGAATCCGGATGCAATTGGGGAGAGATCCAACCCCTATCTTACGGCGAAACTGCTGGCACCCTTAAAAGAATTGGTTTCTAATCGCTAAATGCGGAGTTTGTTCCTCCACCAATTCAAAAGACTCTAGTTCAAACTCAACATCAACGACAACATCATCACGGGTCTGAGATTGAGTGAATTTGACGATGCCAACATTGGGAGCAAGCCATTTCTGTGCCACCGTTATGTCGAGAGGATGATCGAAGATGCTCCACTTAAACGATTCCTGTACCTGAAATACGTTCTCAAACGTACCCGCCGGGACCGTCAAGGTTTCTTCTGAGAGTACCTCAAACTCATCTACACCGCCACCGATTGGGAACAGTTCAGGGGTCAACTTTGCCTGAAAGTTTGTTTGCCATTTATTTTCCGGGATTAGTGGAAAATTGTAGAGCGGCAAAAAGGGTGAGAAAAGGATTGTATCTTCCGTGCCGGAGGTAACATTCTGTGCATGCTGGAGAATTCCTTTGACAACGCCATTTTCAATTTTATGACCCAAATAGGAGAAATTGAGGACACCTTCTAGCCCCTCGTCAGGACTCGATTTCTGTAAGACATAGCTTTTAACTGTCCGATCGCTGGTAACTTGAATGTCGATTGTGTCAACGATTTCAAAGGTAACCCGATTTCCCTGATCGTCGCGATAGTGCCACTTATTGCCAATCGCAAGTGGGTAGTAGTCCCCCGGACGGGTTCGCCACACACGGATATCGATGGTGCTTGTAGTCGACTTCCTTCCATCGCTCACGGTGACTTTAATCAGATATTTCTGTTCCTCTTCGGGAGCTGTCCAAGTCGCACCGAGATCGTCGCCCTGGATCGTACCACCGGTCGCATACCATTCAACAGACAGTTCGTCGCCGTCAATGTCGACAGCTTTGAACTTGATGTCGACTGGGGTGCCGGGTTCAATGATATCAGAGTCCGCCTCAAAGATAGAAATCCTTGGCGCGAAATTCTCGTTACGCTCGCTCTCGCCACACCCCAGAAGTAGGAAAAGAGGAATTGCTATGAACAGAGGGAACAGGTGTTGTCCCCTGACTAAAAACATGGTAGGGTCTCCTTCACGGATATGGAATAGTTGCTGCCCCAATAGAATTGGGACTCAACGCAGCATAAAACGCTGGAGGAGGTAAAAAGATGACAGTGGGAAAGATTTTACAAAATTTAACCCAACTCCCAACCGTATTCTCTGGCAGGAATGTATGGAAGTTGTCCACTCTGGAGCATCAGTTCAAGCGGAGATTCTTTTTGAGCCAATGGAAACGTGACTTTAACTCTGCCAAGCCATTCGGATTCGTAGGCGGCTAGGCACATCTCCAAAGCGACTCGACCATCGTATCCGCTGGAAACACTCTCTCTATCCTCGTCGAGACACGCGATCATCTCCCACGCGCCTTCGCTCGGTACGTCTCCTGTCGAATCCCCGATAATTTCACTGCCTATTGCCTCAATCTGTTCCCCCTCGCGGAAGTCACCCAGTCCCCCATCATTCTTCCAAAGCCGGATCAGCGGTTGCCAACCACGGTAGGGACGAGCCTCTATCTTCCCTTCGCTTCCCTCAAGGATAAAACAGCCATCCAACCGGTAATTCCAGTGTCCGCCGGTCATGAACAGTGCGGTAACACCATCGTTGAGCCCAAAAAAACTCATAATCCGTTCGCGTTCATCACGCCGGTCAACCGTTGCGATGACCCATTCTGGATCTCCGCCGAACCACCGAAGTTGTGCAGCAGCGTGCTCGTATCGCCGTAATTTTGAGCCTCGATATGTAATAGGGTCCCAATGACACCGTCATCCACCATCTGCTTGACACAACGCCAATTTGGTTCAAACCGCATGGTGTGGTCAATCGCTAACTTCGTTCCAGAACGCTCGCACGCTTCGATGACTCGGTCCGCATCCTTCATATTCAACGCCATCGGCTTTTCGCAGAGGATTGCCTTAGCCCCTGCTTGGGCTGCTGCAATTGTCGGCTCGACATGTTCCCGGTTGTGCGTTGTCACACCAACGATATCAAGCGCTTCTTTGCTTAACATCTGTTGCATATCTGTGTACGCCGACGGAATCTCAAATTGCTCAACGAGTGCATTCACCTTCTCTTCGAGGATGTCGCAGGCGGCGACAACCTCCACGCGGTCACGCAGTTGCTGAAACGCTGTCGCATAACGCGTCCCAATGCCGCCACAACCGATAATTCCGACGCGATACTTCGTTTTGGACATACTCCATCTCCCTACTTGTGGGTAGATCGACTTAACTTCAACAGTGCCTTCACTACCTCGAACTTTATTTCTATGTCCTGATTATCATCTCCAATAGTTTCGATAAGCGCAGGAATCGCACGCTTATCTCCCAATTTGCCCAACGTAGAGGCAGCGCTCAATCTGACTCTGCCATCGTCATCTTTGAGAGCATTTATCAGAGCAGGCACGGCACGATTATTTCCTAACTTACCCAACGCTTGTGCAGCTTCATCTCGTACCGTGTTATTATCATCGTTGAGAGCTTTTATCAGGGCAGGAAGGGCACGGTGATCCCCAAACTGACCTAACGTAGAAGCGGCATTAGATCTTACCGTGCTATCGTCATCGTTGAGGGCTTTTATCAGGACGGGTTCCCCAGCCCTCAATTTTGCTAGTGCGACAGCGGCTTCGGCTTGTACTTGTTCATGCTCATCATTAAGTGCGTTCGTCAGGGCGAGGACTGCTCGGTTATCCCTCACCTCGCTCAACACTTGTGCGGCATACCATCGTACCAAACCCCTGTCATCATGGTTGAGGATGCCCCGCACTACCTCAAGAAACCACTCTTCAGAGAGTGTTTCACTCAGCTTATTCGGTCTGTCCGTTTGCAGCAAGGACTCTCACCAACATGGCGTGTCCAATCGGTCTCTGCGGGTACTCCAGAATGAACCCCTCAACCAATTTTAACACACTTTCATAATCGCCTGCTTTGAGCAAGGCATCTGTTTTCTTTTTCAATTCTGATCCTTCAGAATCACCGCTTGAAGGTGTCGCTGTGAGACAGACAAGGGTAGCTAACATTCCGAAAATTATTATCAGCGTGTTCAAGTGTCTCATCGTAGCTTTTCCCTTTAAGCCATGAAAAGAAAACAGTCGTAACCCGACTCAGCGAATCGCGATCGGATTGCCCGGAGATCCAGTGCCACCTTTCAGTCTCAGAGGGGAGAAGATAAAGGCGAATTCATAGACCTTATCCGCCGCGAGTTCTGCGGTGATGAGATTCTCAATATTATAGATGCCATTTTTCGCAATGAACAGTTGGTGAACAGGGGCAAAAATTGAGTCGTCAGGGTTCGGAATCACTTCGATTGCCCAGTTATCCGCACCCGCCATAACAATCTGTTTCTCAACCAAATACTTGCCCGCCTCCATACCGATGCCGGGCTCGGATCCGTTATAGCGCTCATTGTCCGTCATCCAGAATTGACCCCAACCGGTATGGGTGATGACCACATCGCCCGGACGTATCTCTACGCCCTGCTTTTTTAACGCGCCCTCTATATCTTCAACCGTGATTTCGTAGCCGCCCTCGAGATGCTCAACGCCTTTATACCCAGCAACGTCGATGAGCACCCCACGGGTAACGAAAACACCGACATTCTCCACACCTAGTTTCTTCAGTCCATCGGGCTTGGCAAAGTCGAGGCGATTGTTTCCGTTGTAGTAAAGATTGCCGATACCGATGTGTCCCAATCCATCGAATTGAGTGCCAATCTGTCCAATTTCGCCGCTGACAATCTCATCATGCCACGTAACGTTATTTGCGTGATCGGTGCTACCGGTTTGGGGGATCAACAAGCTATAGTGGCGTGTTCCAAACAGCGGCATTCCTGCTTCGTAAACCCGACCGAGTTGGTAGACTTTTCCCTCCTTAATTAGACTGGCAGCTTCTAAGACCTTTGTAGCTGTCAGCAGGTTTGCTGCGCCGCGCTGATCATCTTTTCCCCATTTGGAGGGATACCAGTTGGATTCTTCCGTCAGTGTCCAAGTTGCGGTCAGTGCGACTAGTAACACGGCTGAACCCAAAATTGCGAAAAATTTGACGATGTTTTTGCGCTTGTGAGACATTGTTTTTCTCCTTTTGTTTGAGGGGGATTCTATAACATTTGTCATAGTGGAAGTTGATATGTACAATACCAGCCCGTGCTTTCAATCGCCTTTTGGTCAACTGAAAAACACGCCCTGTTCGTGGGGCGCTCAGTGTAGCAAAATTCGTAGGTAAAGTCAAACAAATTTCTAGGAGACAGGGGTTGGGAAGGACTGTGTTACTGCTAGGAAAAGGCTTGACATTGCTTGGTCTAGATTGACAGATCCAGATTTGAAGGTGTGAGTATAACCCCTACACGTTCTTAAGGGCTACCATCTGTTTTTCGGTGTTTGATATTAGAATTGATCAGGTCGCGATTAGAGCCTAAAACTTAATTGTTAATTCTCCCACGAACTGCCTTGCCCGATTGCGGCTGGCAAAGACTTCGTAGAGATTGCCGGAAGCATCGAAATAACGACGCTCAAAATTACGGCTCGTGTCCGCTGGATTCAAATCTGTATACTCTAACCACAGATTCACATCCGTGAATACATCCCAATTCACCCCCAAAGCTGTAGAACTCGCGTCACCTTCTCCCTCCTGAGCTTGACGGTTCAAAGTTGGAAAGAGTGCCTGTTGGTAGAGGTCCGTTGCACCATCAATCCGTTCAGCATAAAGATTGAATTCCTTGTAGTGGTAGGCATTGGGG encodes the following:
- the rsgA gene encoding ribosome small subunit-dependent GTPase A, producing MDEGIVIKAHGGVYDVQIAGQLCPCSLRHHIIEADRRERAETKELPYVDLVSVGDRVQISRSVSKADTGYIEEILPRETQFGRTRVNKLPQVIVANLDLLLVIFAARNPQLKLRMLDRFLVTAEASGMLPVICINKIDLVQLEKLKAQMALYEGIGYSVIYTSIVTGAGIDEMRTVMKDRISAIVGSSGVGKSSLLNEIQPGLQLRVGDVDERMHKGQHTTTAVSLLPLHFGGFVADTPGIRTLGLFEIDDEQGLDIYFPEMRPYIPECKFAACTHQHEPGCAVKTAVEGGEISELRYDSYLRISGFSAGRFEREGPKKEKKRYERRHKRAKR
- a CDS encoding GNAT family N-acetyltransferase, whose product is MRSDSGRQVIDKLRRIIEKNEQRLTYFQNRLKQSEFIDQPNQRLIGTAAGQADSYTDQLAILRTQLRELEKLYGGSVKLRTTEERDLRRIWGWTNEPTLRNRLCTEFMPFQIYVDNWHRWLADEDTHPFSIDLPTGELIGFMLIKCTGEVEKAATMEFIVIRPDCRYQGYGTEAIQQAIDFIFEYLSVEAFELQVGVDNYAAFLCFERCGLEYIDQGRYGSLECYRMEIHREVWEGVRAAESISEHDDRETSPVRNPDAIGERSNPYLTAKLLAPLKELVSNR
- a CDS encoding Gfo/Idh/MocA family oxidoreductase codes for the protein MSKTKYRVGIIGCGGIGTRYATAFQQLRDRVEVVAACDILEEKVNALVEQFEIPSAYTDMQQMLSKEALDIVGVTTHNREHVEPTIAAAQAGAKAILCEKPMALNMKDADRVIEACERSGTKLAIDHTMRFEPNWRCVKQMVDDGVIGTLLHIEAQNYGDTSTLLHNFGGSAEIQNGSSQRLTGVMNANGL
- a CDS encoding HEAT repeat domain-containing protein, yielding MLQTDRPNKLSETLSEEWFLEVVRGILNHDDRGLVRWYAAQVLSEVRDNRAVLALTNALNDEHEQVQAEAAVALAKLRAGEPVLIKALNDDDSTVRSNAASTLGQFGDHRALPALIKALNDDNNTVRDEAAQALGKLGNNRAVPALINALKDDDGRVRLSAASTLGKLGDKRAIPALIETIGDDNQDIEIKFEVVKALLKLSRSTHK
- a CDS encoding cyclase family protein translates to MSHKRKNIVKFFAILGSAVLLVALTATWTLTEESNWYPSKWGKDDQRGAANLLTATKVLEAASLIKEGKVYQLGRVYEAGMPLFGTRHYSLLIPQTGSTDHANNVTWHDEIVSGEIGQIGTQFDGLGHIGIGNLYYNGNNRLDFAKPDGLKKLGVENVGVFVTRGVLIDVAGYKGVEHLEGGYEITVEDIEGALKKQGVEIRPGDVVITHTGWGQFWMTDNERYNGSEPGIGMEAGKYLVEKQIVMAGADNWAIEVIPNPDDSIFAPVHQLFIAKNGIYNIENLITAELAADKVYEFAFIFSPLRLKGGTGSPGNPIAIR